The following are encoded together in the Schistocerca americana isolate TAMUIC-IGC-003095 chromosome 6, iqSchAmer2.1, whole genome shotgun sequence genome:
- the LOC124619226 gene encoding iron-sulfur protein NUBPL isoform X2, producing MQLLSISMNSVTLRISQFSGYMNVSVSGLYFLAVSVPVPPLLTVVTMRRTAALKSVRVLLSVQTRDLYFRKQYSSLHDARQRELMAKGLPKRKAIPGVKQILVVASGKGGVGKSTVAVNIAVGMKCVEPQKEVALLDADVHGPSVPLMMNLHERPLLTEDGYFIPLMNHGVKCMSSGFLADEKSPFVWRGPMVMSAIQRLLRGVAWGSVDYLIIDTPPGTGDAHLSLIQNVPVSGVVLVTTPQTAAVQVTERGAQLFKKLEVPICGIVENMASVVCTNCHSHVPLWGRNNKAAEVASDLGTELLCSVPLSPSIAECTDFGAPIVISHPDSEQGSTFIMLAKKISAFLSTSEHIQE from the exons atgCAACTGTTGAGTATTTCCATGAACTCTGTAACACTGAGGATTTCGCAGTTTTCCGGTTATATGAACGTGTCAGTTTCTGGCTTGT ACTTTCTGGCAGTTTCAGTTCCTGTGCCTCCGTTGCTTACAGTTGTTACAATGAGAAGAACTGCAGCTTTGAAATCTGTGAGAGTATTATTGTCTGTACAGACAAGAGATCTATATTTTAGGAAACAGTACTCTTCCTTACACGATGCAAGACAGAGAGAATTAATGGCAAAAGGACTTCCCAAAAGAAAGGCAATACCAGGTGTGAAGCAAATTCTCGTTGTAGCTTCAGGCAAGGGTGGTGTCGGCAAGTCTACAGTTGCTGTTAACATTGCTGTTGGGATGAAATGTGTGGAACCACAGAAGGAGGTTGCCTTGCTGGATGCTGACGTACATGGACCTTCAGTGCCTTTGATGATGAACTTGCATGAACGACCACTATTGACAGAAGATGGTTATTTCATACCTCTCATGAACCATGGTGTCAAATGTATGTCATCTGGTTTCTTGGCAGATGAAAAGTCACCTTTTGTGTGGCGGGGCCCGATGGTTATGAGTGCCATACAGCGTTTGCTTCGTGGTGTTGCGTGGGGTTCGGTAGATTATCTTATTATTGATACACCACCTGGCACTGGTGATGCACATCTATCACTGATTCAGAATGTACCGGTTTCTGGTGTTGTCTTGGTGACTACACCTCAGACTGCTGCTGTGCAG GTGACAGAGAGGGGTGCTCAGTTGTTTAAGAAACTTGAAGTGCCAATATGTGGTATTGTTGAGAATATGGCATCAGTTGTTTGTACAAATTGTCACTCCCATGTTCCACTCTGGGGTAGAAATAACAAAGCTGCAGAAGTGGCAAGTGATCTTGGAACTGAATTGCTTTGCAGTGTGCCCTTGTCACCTTCGATAGCAGAATGTACAGACTTTGGTGCACCCATTGTCATTAGTCACCCTGACAGTGAACAAGGTTCTACTTTCATTATGTTGGCCAAGAAGATCTCAGCTTTCCtcagtacatctgaacatatacaAGAATAA